From a single Syngnathus scovelli strain Florida chromosome 2, RoL_Ssco_1.2, whole genome shotgun sequence genomic region:
- the pex14 gene encoding putative uncharacterized transposon-derived protein F52C9.6 isoform X2 — translation MCFVDLEKAFDRVPREVLWRVLREYGVPSQLIRAVRSLYHRCQSLVRISGSKSDSFPVRVGLRQGCPLSPILFIIFMDRISRRSRGVEGVRFGDLSIASLLFADDVVLLASSGRDLQLSLERFAAECEAVGMRVSTSKSESMVLDRKRVECPLRIGDEILPQVEEFKYLGVLFTSEGRMEREIDRRIGAASAVMRTLYRSVVVKRELSQKAKLSIYRSIYAPTLTYGHELWVVTERTRSRIQAAEMSFLRRMSGLSLRDRVRSSVIRERLGVESLLLHVERSQMRWLGHLIRMPPGRLPGEVFRACPTGRRPRGRPRTRWRDYVSQLAWERLGIPRDELDEVAGEREVWESLLKLLPPRPDPG, via the coding sequence atgtgttttgtggacttggagaaggcgttcgaccgtgtccctcgggaggtcctgtggagggtgcttcgggagtacggggtgccgagccaactgataagggcggttcggtccctgtatcaccgatgccagagtctggtccgcatttccggcagtaagtcggattcgttcccagtgagggttggactccgccaaggctgccctttgtcaccgattctgttcataatttttatggacagaatttctaggcgcagccgaggcgttgagggggtccggtttggggacctcagcatcgcgtccctgctttttgcagatgacgtggtgctgttggcttcttcaggccgtgatctccagctctcgcttgaacggttcgcagccgagtgtgaagcggtcgggatgagggtcagcacctccaaatccgagtccatggtcctcgatcggaaaagggtggaatgccctctccggatcggggatgagatcctgccccaagtggaggagttcaagtatctcggagtcttgttcacgagtgaggggaggatggagcgtgagatcgacaggcggatcggtgcagcgtcggcagtaatgcggaccctgtaccggtccgttgtggtgaagagagagctgagccaaaaggcaaagctctcaatttaccggtcgatttacgctcctaccctcacctatggtcacgagctatgggtcgtgaccgaaagaacgagatctcggatacaagcggccgaaatgagttttctccgcaggatgtcagggctctcccttagagatagggtgagaagctcggtcatccgggagagactcggagtagagtcgctactcctccacgttgagaggagccagatgaggtggctcgggcatcttatcaggatgcctcctggacgcctccctggggaggtgttccgggcatgtcccaccggtaggagaccccggggacgacccaggacgcgctggagagactatgtctctcagctggcctgggaacgccttgggatcccccgggatgagctggatgaagtggctggggagagggaagtctgggagtccctcctaaagctgctgcccccgcgacccgaccccggataa
- the dffa gene encoding DNA fragmentation factor subunit alpha: MADRKPCKVCNFTRQKSYGLVVPSLKELKVKGSEFLGFTPHDPVTVVLEDDGTIVEDEAYFWCLPLNTKFMLLHEKETWSPLRRVDGGTAWMARDSVILESSDTVDETDGTTPWLDLALQLKQDLASIILMCEEDLQCLVDVPRPELASALGFQEKKTENLQETLQMVLDRREEERQSKDLLQLFIKAVEKEDGEPQEETRRPSEGGADVPDAMEVDQASGFTSRTLMVLKGKTSPETRLCTEDLQMVVSKGEQAMQQVLGWDKVRTSTLLQDCESELKRRLQQVQAVQSMRGNVPQGGSSQPPPEKNDEESQATPPQQGK; this comes from the exons ATGGCGGATCGCAAGCCGTGTAAGGTGTGCAATTTTACACGCCAGAAGTCATATGGCCTGGTCGTTCCTTCGCTTAAGGAGCTGAAGGTTAAAG GAAGTGAGTTTCTTGGTTTCACACCACATGATCCAGTCACAGTGGTCTTAGAAGATGATGGGACAATAGTTGAGGACGAAGCCTATTTTTGGTGTTTACCCTTAAACACAAAGTTCATGTTGCTGcatgaaaaggaaacgtggtcgCCACTTCGCAGAG TTGATGGTGGCACAGCGTGGATGGCAAGGGATTCCGTGATACTTGAGAGCAGCGACACTGTGGACGAAACTGATGGAACTACACCATGGTTGGACTTGGCCTTGCAACTGAAACAAGACCTGGCCAGCATCATCCTCATGTGTGAGGAAGACTTACAG TGCTTGGTGGATGTCCCCCGCCCTGAGCTAGCTTCTGCTCTCGGCTTCCAAGAAAAGAAGACTGAGAACCTACAGGAAACGCTACAGATGGTTTTAGACCGTCGGGAGGAGGAGAGGCAATCAAAGGATTTGCTCCAACTCTTCATCAAAGCAGTGGAGAAAGAAGACGGAGAGCCACAGGAAGAGACGAGGCGGCCCAGTGAGGGAG GTGCTGATGTGCCTGACGCGATGGAGGTGGATCAAGCATCAGGATTCACTTCCAGGACTTTGATGGTCCTGAAAGGCAAAACAAGCCCAGAAACCAGGCTGTGCACTGAAGATCTCCAG ATGGTGGTGTCCAAAGGGGAGCAAGCTATGCAGCAGGTGCTAGGCTGGGACAAAGTCAGGACATCGACCCTGCTTCAAGACTGTGAATCGGAGCTAAAACGACGTCTTCAGCAGGTCCAGGCCGTGCAATCTATGAGGGGCAACGTGCCGCAAGGGGGCAGCAGCCAGCCGCCTCCTGAGAAGAACGACGAGGAGAGCCAAGCAACGCCGCCTCAACAGGGGAAATAG